TGCCCATCGACGACCTCGGCGAGCTGTTCGACGAGGAGATCGAGGAGGACGACGTCGACAGCGTCGGCGGCCTGGTCGCGAAGGCGCTGGGCCGGCTGCCCGAGGTGGGGTCGACGGTCGCCGTGCACGGCCTCCGCTTCACCGTCGACCGGGTGGAGGGGCGCCGCCGGCACGTGAGCACGGTCCTGGTCGAGCGCGACCCGCACCGCGTCAAAGACCGCGAACACCACCGCCAGCACCAGGAGGAGCGCCCGTGACCGAGTACCACGCCGGCTTCGTCTCGTTCGTCGGCCGCCCCAACGTGGGCAAGTCGACCCTGACCAACGCCCTCGTCGGCGAGAAGGTCGCGATCACCAGCTCGAAGCCGCAGACGACCCGCCGCGCCATCCGCGGCATCGTGCATCAGCGCGACGGCCAGCTCATCCTGGTCGACACCCCCGGCATCCACCGCCCGCGCACCCTGCTCGGCGAGCGGCTGAACACGCTCGTCCAGTCGACCCTGGGCGACGTCGACGTGATCGGCTTCTGCGTCCCCGCCGACGAGAAGATCGGCCCCGGCGACCGCTTCATCAACGAGCAGCTCGACGACTACCCCAACGCCAAGAAGGTCGCGATCGTCACCAAGATCGACCGCGCGAGCCGCCCGCAGGTCGCCGAGCAGCTGCTCGCCGTGTCGGCCCTGCGCGAGTGGGAGGCGATCATCCCGATCTCGGCGACGAGCAGCATCCAGCTCGACACCCTGACCGGCGAGCTGATGAAGCTCCTGCCCGCGTCTCCTGGCCCGCTCTATCCGGAGGACGCGGTCACCGACGAGGGCCTCGAGGACCGCATCGCCGAGTACATCCGCGAGGCCGTGCTCGAGGGCGTGCAGGACGAGCTCCCGCACTCGCTCGCCGTCACCATCGACGACATCGTCGAGCGCGACGACAAGGACCTCGTCGAGGTGTACGCCAACCTCTTCGTCGAGCGCGACAGCCAGAAGGCGATCGTGATCGGCAAGGGCGGCAGCCGGCTCAAGGAGGTCGGGGCCGCCGCGCGCGCCCCGATCGAGCAGCTGCTGGGCCGCCACGTGTTCCTCTCGATCCGCGTGAAGGTCGCGAAGGACTGGCAGCGCGACCCGAAGCAGCTGGGCCGCCTGGGCTTCTGAGCCCGGCCGTACATCCGGAGGATGATTCCGGCCGCCCGGCGCGGTGGCGCCCACGACCTCCCCGTACCGTAGAGACATGCCCGATCGCAGCCGCCTCCTGAGCGCCGTGGCCCCGCGCCGCTGGGTGCTGGAGCCGGCGCTCGCCCTCGTGCTGTTCGTCGCGTGGCTCGCCACCGGGCTGCCCTTCGACGTCGCGGCCGCGCTCGCGCTGCTGTTCTACGGCGCTGCGGTCGCGCTCTCCCGGGTGCTGCCTGGCGT
The sequence above is a segment of the Leifsonia williamsii genome. Coding sequences within it:
- the era gene encoding GTPase Era, which encodes MTEYHAGFVSFVGRPNVGKSTLTNALVGEKVAITSSKPQTTRRAIRGIVHQRDGQLILVDTPGIHRPRTLLGERLNTLVQSTLGDVDVIGFCVPADEKIGPGDRFINEQLDDYPNAKKVAIVTKIDRASRPQVAEQLLAVSALREWEAIIPISATSSIQLDTLTGELMKLLPASPGPLYPEDAVTDEGLEDRIAEYIREAVLEGVQDELPHSLAVTIDDIVERDDKDLVEVYANLFVERDSQKAIVIGKGGSRLKEVGAAARAPIEQLLGRHVFLSIRVKVAKDWQRDPKQLGRLGF